The proteins below are encoded in one region of Apium graveolens cultivar Ventura chromosome 4, ASM990537v1, whole genome shotgun sequence:
- the LOC141718663 gene encoding uncharacterized protein LOC141718663 gives MNALKKLSSQRKQHNQEEFEIMNTIVTESAMVMDFINTSDEPQGRGSRPGKSSSHNRQRLSRGKNLMQDYFVDRPIFSEGDFRRRYRMRPHVYNRIMTTLCTQDSYWNQKADAIGLLGLLPLQKMTDALRMLAYGAAADQCAEICRMGESTTLECMKKFCQQVEGLFGEEYLRAPTPADLRRFLARGEQRGFSGMIGSIDCMYWEWKNCPSGWGGAYSGRKGRPTISLEVVASYDTLDSGVVKPSSSTQSSLFKLIGDSICVGKFR, from the coding sequence ATGAATGCATTGAAAAAATTGTCGAGTCAGAGAAAACAACACAACCAAGAAGAGTTTGAAATCATGAATACCATTGTCACCGAATCAGCAATGGTAATGGACTTCATCAACACTTCAGATGAACCACAAGGACGCGGCTCACGGCCTGGAAAATCATCTAGTCATAATAGACAAAGACTATCGAGAGGAAAGAATCTCATGCAAGATTACTTCGTTGATCGTCCAATATTCAGTGAAGGCGACTTCCGTCGGAGGTATAGAATGCGTCCTCATGTTTATAATCGCATTATGACAACACTTTGCACTCAAGATTCCTACTGGAATCAAAAAGCAGATGCAATTGGATTATTAGGGTTGCTACCCCTACAAAAAATGACTGATGCATTACGAATGCTAGCTTACGGTGCAGCAGCTGATCAATGTGCCGAAATATGTAGAATGGGAGAATCAACAACACTTGAGTGTATGAAAAAGTTTTGTCAGCAAGTGGAAGGACTCTTTGGTGAAGAGTACCTTCGTGCTCCAACACCTGCAGATTTAAGAAGGTTTCTAGCAAGGGGTGAACAAAGAGGATTTTCTGGTATGATTGGAAGTATCGATTGTATGTACTGGGAGTGGAAAAATTGTCCAAGCGGGTGGGGCGGGGCTTATAGTGGCCGAAAAGGACGCCCTACTATCAGTCTAGAGGTTGTCGCTTCCTATGACACATTAGACTCTGGAGTCGTGAAACCTTCTTCATCAACACAATCATCACTATTCAAATTGATTGGTGACTCCATTTGTGTTGGAAAGTTTCGTTGA
- the LOC141718099 gene encoding small ribosomal subunit protein uS14z/uS14y/uS14x yields the protein MGHSNIWNAHPKTYGPGSRACRVCGNPHGLIRKYGIMCCRQCFKTNAKEIGFIKYR from the exons ATGGGTCACTCAAACATCTGGAATGCGCATCCCAAGACCTACGGCCCTGGCTCTCGCGCCTG CCGTGTTTGTGGAAATCCTCATGGGTTGATTAGAAAGTATGGTATAATGTGCTGCAGACAATGCTTCAAAACCAACGCCAAGGAAATTGGTTTCATTAAG TATCGTTAA